Sequence from the Microbacterium faecale genome:
TGACCGCGCAGTGGTCACTGTTCGGCGTCGGGGTCAACACCGACAAGATGGATCCCGCCGACGTTCCGACCGACTGGGCCGAGCTCGCGGACCCCCAGTGGAAGGACAAGATCGTGATGCACGACCCGAGCGTGCCGGGCGGCGGCCAGGGATTCCTGTCGCGCCTCTACCTCTCGGGTGCCATCGATGACGCGACGCTCGAGGGCATCGCCGACAACGTCGCGCTCAAGGGCGAGTTCGCGCAGACGATCCAGTCGCTGAGCCAGGGCGAGTATCCAATGATGATCGGCGTCGACGCGCCGTACGTGTCGCTCAACAAGGCCCGCGGCGTCCCCGTCGAGATCGTGTTCATGGACGAGGAGAACATCGCGATGCCGCAGCAGTCCTTCGTGATGAAGGACGCCCCGCACCCGAACACGGCGCGTCTGTGGCTGAACTGGATCTTCAGCGAGGAGGCGCAGGCCGTGATCGCCGAGGCCGGAAACACTCCCGTCGTTGACGTGCCGTCCCCGCACGGTCTGCCGGCGTTCTCGGACGCGAACCTCGCGGAGATCCCCTCGCAGGAGGCGCTCGATTCGGAAGCGGAGATGATCAGCGAGAAGTTCGGCGAGGTCTTCCAGAACCGCTGACCCTCGCCCCTCCCGCTCCCCGTCGACGTGATGTGAGGTCATGCCGTGAAACAACTCAGTTCG
This genomic interval carries:
- a CDS encoding ABC transporter substrate-binding protein, with the protein product MKRPIAFRTMSILVAAGTVAALAACGGGQDAAAPADGEARDGWVDAADLDLSGLGFDDDAEEAVRDLYQEAHDSGEESMMMYGSNHTLREPLRELFMERFPGTELETTELVGPQLQSTLETERSTGQNIGDQMENAGGARYASLGFSEQYLPPAFVMPEGLSENMESHMKGAEDGYVTAQWSLFGVGVNTDKMDPADVPTDWAELADPQWKDKIVMHDPSVPGGGQGFLSRLYLSGAIDDATLEGIADNVALKGEFAQTIQSLSQGEYPMMIGVDAPYVSLNKARGVPVEIVFMDEENIAMPQQSFVMKDAPHPNTARLWLNWIFSEEAQAVIAEAGNTPVVDVPSPHGLPAFSDANLAEIPSQEALDSEAEMISEKFGEVFQNR